The bacterium genome includes the window GATCTGGGCGTGGGTCGGGTAGGTGCCCTTCTCGCCGACCTTGGCGGCCTTGCCGCCGGCCGCGTACTGGGCGAGCCAGCGGGCCTCGGTGGCTTCGCGCCCGGCCCGGTCGTGGTCGGGCAGGACGGTGACGGCGTAGCCGGCCGCGGCGAGCCGCGCCGCCTCGGCGTCGGTGACCCGGGGTTCGAAGACCAGGTGGAAGTGCTTGGGATCGGTGTAGACGATCCGGATCTGCTCCCGGTTGAAGGAGGCGATGGGCACGGTGGCCAGCAGCTCGTCCAGGGCGGCGTGGTCGGGCAGCTCGATGCGGACGGGCGCGTCGTTCCAGGTGGCGATCTCCCACAGGGGCAGTCCCTTGGCGTCGCGCGGGGGAACCGGGGCCGCGACGGCCGAGGCCGCCAGGGCCAGCAGGAGGAGGACGGCGAGGGTGGGCCGCTTCGTGATGCGCAGGGTTGTCATGTTCCAGCCTTCCGGAGCGTGGGCGGGTTCCTCCCCGCCGGGCGGTCCGGACGGGAAGACGGCGGCGGCCGGCCCGCAAGGGTCGACCGCCGCCCGGTACACTATTCTACTTCACCAGCATCATCTTCTGAACAGCAAAATCCCGGTCGGTGCGGACCCGCACGTAGTACGCGCCGCTGGCGACCCGGCCGCCGCTCTCGTTGGTGCCGTCCCAGACCACGGTGTGGGCCGCGGCGGGGCGGTTCTCGTCGACCAGGCGTTTCACCAGGCGTCCGGAGACATCGAAGATCTCCACGCGGACGTGCCCGGGGCGCGCCAAGTCGAAGTGGATGTTCGTCATGGGGTTGAACGGGTTGGGATAGTTCGGGTGCACGGCGAAGGTCCGGGGCAGCCCGCCCTCGAACGTCGCCTCGACCTCGTCGATCATCATCTCGGCCCCGCCCTGGACCAGGGCGTAGGAGTAGACGACGACCGTCCCGGCGGTCAGGCCCTCGCCGCTGTCGACGTAGCGCAGGTGGCCGTCGCCGACGGGGATCATCGCCTCGTTCAGGCGCACCCGCACGCCGTCGCCGGCGCGCCGGTACACGTTGAAGCCGTCGATGCCGGCGGGCACGACGCTCCACTCGAGCAGCATGCCGCCGCTCGTGTTCGAGACCATCAGCGGCTCGAGCACGGCCGCGACCGGCCCCTCGTCGTAGACCAGGTGCAGGCACCAGGAGTTGAAGGTCCCCGTGTCCCCGCCGGCGTTGTCGCTGATGGTCAGGGTCCACTCGCCCTCCATCTCCTCGCCGAAGAAGGCCGCGAGGTCCTCGGCCGGCGTCAGTTCGGCCGGGTACCAGCCGATGAGGTCGTCGGCGCTGCTGCCGGTCCGGTTGTGCAGCACCACCGCGGTGCCCGTCGGCGAGGTCAGCGTGGCGATCAGGTCGCCGCGCCAGGTGTGGGTCACGTCCACGTAGACCGCGACCTCGGACACGGTGCCCGCGACCGCCACGTCGACGACGTCGCTGAACGCGGCGTTGTCGGTGATCGGCAGGTTGGGCGCGCTGCACAGCTCCAGCTCGGAGATGGGCATCAGGACCAGGTCGACCCCGGTCCGCTGCTCGCCGTCGGCCAGCGTCACCTCGACCATCTGGGTGCCCCAGTTGGCCTTCTCCGCCTTCACGGTGTAGGTGCCCGCGTACAGGCCGGACAGGGTGTAGGTGCCGTCCGGGCCGGTCGTGACCGAACCGCCGTTGGGAGTCGCCGAGACGGTGATGCCGGCGTAGTCGGCCCCGCCGGCCAGCAGCGCCTGGCCGCTGATCGAGCAGTTGCCCACCTCGGGGGTCATCAGCCACAGGACCGCGTTCTCGAGCAGCGAATAGCGGCCCTGGTCGACGGCCATGTAGTTCCAGGCGAAGTAGACAATCTGGCCGCCCTCGGGCGCCGGGTTCGGATCGTAGGTGATCACGCTGGCGTCGGTCGGGTACGTGGACCAGTTCATGGGCATGGCCGCGTCCGGCAGCGGCACCATGGCGTCGCTGTCGCCGTAGCCGGCGTAGGTCAGGGTCAGGGGCACGCAGGCGTTGTTGGGGTGGTTCATCATCCACGCCGTGTCGTCGGCCACGGTCACGTTGCCGCTCTCGTCGTGGTTCCAGTCGTTGGAGTGCAGCACCCAGGTCGCGAACTCGGTGTCGCCGTACTGGTCGTAGCCCAGTTCGCCGCCCTCCAGCAGCAGGTGGCCGCCGGCCTGGGCGAAGTCGATCAGGGCCGCCTTCAGGGCCGTGTTCGCCAGCGTCGTCGTGTTGTCGCCGCAGCTGAGGATGACCAGGTCGTAGTCGAAGAAGCTGTTCACATCGACGTCGGCGGCGCCGGCCGTCGTCACGAAGTAGCCGATCGACTCGAGGTCGGCCGCCATCTGCGCGGCGCTCTTGGCGCCGTCCGAGACGTAGGCCTCGGCCAGCAGCACGTCGCCCTGCTTGCCGCCGAACTTGGCCGGCTTGGCCGCCGCGCCGCCGTCGTCGATGAGCAGGAGGTCGCCGCTCGTGGCGGCGAGGGCGAAGTTCTTCACCACCGTGGCCTGGTTGATCGTCATGACGATCGAGGCCGGCACGTGGTGCCACGCCCGCACGCGGATCTCGTAGGCGAAGTACGGCAGGGCCGAGGTGGCGAAGGTGCCGTCCGGCGCGCAGGTCGTCTCTGTGTAGAGCTCGCCCGTGTCGGTGCGGTACACCTTCACCGTGCCCTCGAGGGGCTCGTAGGTGTCGGCGTCGATGACCGTGCCGCTGAGCACGCCGCTCGGCGCGGCGACCAGGTCGGCGTCGAAGACGTTGGCGCCGTAGTTGACGAAGACCGCCTGCTCGGAATGCAGGTAGCCGAAGTGGTCGATGACGAGGGAATAGTCGTCCACCAGCACCTCGGCCGGGCCGGCGTAGGTGCCGTCGGCCGCCGTCTGGACGCTGAACTCCGTGCCGCCGAACTGGTCGACCAGCCGGACGGTGACGCCGGCCAGCGGCGCGCCGCCCGTGGTGACGGTGCCGGCCACGGTGCCGTAGGCCTCGATGACGTCGAAGGTCTCGGTGTAGAGGTCGTAGCCCGGGATCGCGATGATGCCCGTGACCTGGCCGAGGCCGGCCGGGGTGATCTCGAGGCTGGTGGCGTCGGTGTCGAGCAGCGTGCCGTCGGGCAGGATCGCCGCGAGGGTGCCGCCCGTCTTGGCCGAACCGGCCGTCAGGGTGCCCGGCAGGTTCAGGGCGAAGGCGTCCGAAAGGCCGATGCCCGTGGCGACCGTCAGGTCGGGGGCGGTCAGGGTGGCCGCGTTGACCGTGACCTGCTCGGTGAACAGGCGGTAGGTCTCGGCCGGGTCCTGGCCCACGATGTCCAGCGTCGGGCCGTAGGCCGCATTCACGCTGATCACCGCGACGCCGTTGGCGTCGGTGGCCACCGGGGCGGTCTGGTAGTACAGGCCCTCGGCCCACACGTCGATGCCCGGCTGCGGCGTCGTGCCCGCGGCGTCCATCACCGTCACGGTGATGTCCGTCGGCGTGTTCACGTCGATGGCCAGCGGGTCGATGGTGACCGTGGCCGGCACGATGACGTTCAGGTCGGCCAGGTAGGGAATCCGGTTCTGGGCCGTGACGACCATCTTCAGGGGCACGCCCGGGGTCAGCAGGTCGAGGTACGCGATCTCGAGGCTGCCGCCGGCGCCGACGGTGCCCGCACCCACCAGGACGCCGTCCTGGGTGAGGCCGACGTAGCTGCCGGGATCGGCGGTCACGACGAGGCTGGGCGTGCCGACGAAGACCGTCGCCTGGTGCCCGACCGTGTTCGCCACGGGGGCGATGTAGGTCGACAGGCTCGGGTCGCCGAGCAGGTTGTAGATGTTCCAGTAGTACTCGATGCGCGACGAGCCGGACTCCATCACCGCCAGGTTGCCGGCGAAGATGTAGGCGTCGTTGGTCACGTACCACGTGTCCTCGGACTCGCCGTTCTCGTGGAAGATGCCGTCGTAGGCGCCCATGCCGGTCGAAGC containing:
- a CDS encoding carboxypeptidase regulatory-like domain-containing protein translates to MKRSRLLHLVWLTALLTAGLASAATIPLTGDASRLATTGDGLDRLDFKVEIGRIETIDVNTKGGGFTRLVIPGFHSSHIEGEPELPMMNRLVAVPFGAKARLEVANVRTTRVSLADYGIDARIMPAQPSLSKSADPASVPFAFDNAAYGQYEVRRELVNLVPQGRLRAMDLARLEISPVAYFPGTGELEIVTSMDVSVVYDGADAQAAGDLIARTYSPFFEHLYDGVAGVAGFHDSYPDRVRDVVTMVIVTPPAFAAQLQDFVAWKTERGFHTILAVTGTPDVGTTSASIQAYLHGLYNNATPELPAPSFVLFVGDVAEMPTFTLAGDATDRPYCAVDGDLVPDMYYGRFSATNPSQLQAQLDKTMVYDQFTMADPSYLDTVTLIAGVDSGWAPTHGNGQINYGTEHYFNLSHGITSNTYLYPASSGAVEAEIIQTVNDGVALINYTAHGSETGWYDPAMGQSDINGMTNDGKYGLAIGNCCLTSTYDYGECFGETFLRAANKGVVGYIGGSNSTYWDEDYWWGVGFHPSSQIDGTAWPVASTGMGAYDGIFHENGESEDTWYVTNDAYIFAGNLAVMESGSSRIEYYWNIYNLLGDPSLSTYIAPVANTVGHQATVFVGTPSLVVTADPGSYVGLTQDGVLVGAGTVGAGGSLEIAYLDLLTPGVPLKMVVTAQNRIPYLADLNVIVPATVTIDPLAIDVNTPTDITVTVMDAAGTTPQPGIDVWAEGLYYQTAPVATDANGVAVISVNAAYGPTLDIVGQDPAETYRLFTEQVTVNAATLTAPDLTVATGIGLSDAFALNLPGTLTAGSAKTGGTLAAILPDGTLLDTDATSLEITPAGLGQVTGIIAIPGYDLYTETFDVIEAYGTVAGTVTTGGAPLAGVTVRLVDQFGGTEFSVQTAADGTYAGPAEVLVDDYSLVIDHFGYLHSEQAVFVNYGANVFDADLVAAPSGVLSGTVIDADTYEPLEGTVKVYRTDTGELYTETTCAPDGTFATSALPYFAYEIRVRAWHHVPASIVMTINQATVVKNFALAATSGDLLLIDDGGAAAKPAKFGGKQGDVLLAEAYVSDGAKSAAQMAADLESIGYFVTTAGAADVDVNSFFDYDLVILSCGDNTTTLANTALKAALIDFAQAGGHLLLEGGELGYDQYGDTEFATWVLHSNDWNHDESGNVTVADDTAWMMNHPNNACVPLTLTYAGYGDSDAMVPLPDAAMPMNWSTYPTDASVITYDPNPAPEGGQIVYFAWNYMAVDQGRYSLLENAVLWLMTPEVGNCSISGQALLAGGADYAGITVSATPNGGSVTTGPDGTYTLSGLYAGTYTVKAEKANWGTQMVEVTLADGEQRTGVDLVLMPISELELCSAPNLPITDNAAFSDVVDVAVAGTVSEVAVYVDVTHTWRGDLIATLTSPTGTAVVLHNRTGSSADDLIGWYPAELTPAEDLAAFFGEEMEGEWTLTISDNAGGDTGTFNSWCLHLVYDEGPVAAVLEPLMVSNTSGGMLLEWSVVPAGIDGFNVYRRAGDGVRVRLNEAMIPVGDGHLRYVDSGEGLTAGTVVVYSYALVQGGAEMMIDEVEATFEGGLPRTFAVHPNYPNPFNPMTNIHFDLARPGHVRVEIFDVSGRLVKRLVDENRPAAAHTVVWDGTNESGGRVASGAYYVRVRTDRDFAVQKMMLVK